One Salvia miltiorrhiza cultivar Shanhuang (shh) chromosome 6, IMPLAD_Smil_shh, whole genome shotgun sequence genomic window, ATAACATTGACATCtacttaatttataaaattatcattaaaattggtttgaaatgattttcaaattgattttaaattgcagaactagtatttttttaacaGTATAGATTATTATGTAATGATTTCATGCACAAGTTAAATCGCCTACTcaatttctaatttttaaaataaaaaattacttcatccgtccacaaattaaagttctatttaattttaaatttttgttcaCTGAATAAAAGCTTATTGTGCttctttatactccctccgtcccagctttttgtatccacttttagttatatttacaactaaaagtggatacaaaaagctgggacggagggagtatctttttacttttcttcttttcctatatttattatttttgtcacTAATGGACCACCTTACAAcatctttatcacttttatattttatatgtttgttAAATTTTATCATTAGTGGACCCACTCCACaatacctttatcactttagtcaattatttttttatttcattcacaGTATTTTTTAtcaactttttttaatttttgtgttaAATAAGAAACTAGTATTagtacccgtgcgatgcacggtttatgaatatataaaattttgcaTGTAGAAATAATTAATACATAAATGCATATTCTTTCGTTAGGGTGGTCAGCCCGTGTGAGACACAATCTACGAATATGTAAAAAGaaatactatatattaattaaagcaaaaaatatatataactgaACAACAAAATATCTTATACAAATTAATTGCATGAAGTTCCATATAAACAATATTATTGAGAATCGGAATTTTTTAGTTTCAAATATCAATGATTAGTAACCATTAATGTATGAACATAAAATTgactataaataataaatatatatatttttttgaagaggataataaatatatttattaagtaCAAAGTTAAATGTGAAAGATCCAATTATTGACTATCATGTTTGTGCGAAATAATCAATGAAACTTATGATCCTACACAACATAACAATCTACCTTAATATTTGTGGGAGCAAAAAAATTTTATTCCTAAAAGCATAAATTTTATTCCTAAAAGCATAAATTTTATTCCTACACAAAGTTAAATGTGAAAGATCCAATTATTGATTACACAAAACTATGGAATAATTTTATTCCTAAAAGCATAATATTTGTGGGAGCAAAAAAAAAACCCCCATGAATTTCTAAAATTAAAAACCCATAAATTTATATcgtatatataaaattttaggaacatataaaatataattacacatataaaaaagaaatatcatattaaataatgcagaatatatatatatatatatatatatatatatatatatatatatatataacaaaacaacaaaatattttatacaaattAATTGCACAGAGTTCCATTTACACAATATTAGTGAGAATCATAAATTTTAAGTTTCAAATATCAATGATTAGTAACCACTGATATATGATCATAAAATTAACCATAAACAAAAagcatgtttattttttttttttttctttaccaATTGAGCTACATCCCCACAAAAAGCATGTTTATTAagtacaaaattattttcatgAAATTTTATGAAAGAACTTGAATATCACCATCCTCATACTATATGAAATTATAAAGAACATTATAAtctaagaatttaattaaagtttAAAGGATGTATTTGTTCTAGGAAAAGTTTGATTataaaattgtttatatatttGAACTATGGATGCTTTTTGTATTATTAAATTGTTTATGTGACTTATGCAatgtttattttagtttttttttcctcATCTTTTGTAAAAAGAGGTTCACCGATCGataattaaatgaataataatttgtattaaaatatacttaaaaaattaaaattaggtGCATATACTTTCATTAGTAAAATTCAAtctatgtattttattttcattcataGTTCATGATTCTAACGAATATTCTCTATATATTTAGTATcatactattttttatatttttaaaattttacatacataatttttcaaattatatattattctaCAAAaccttttaattttaaatgtatGGCATTATATATATCATTGTCACTTATCATTTTTATGCCTTAGCTATAATAGATAAAATTAGATATAATAAATAagagataaaattaataaaagtatGTTATTAAtgcataatattaaatattcacattttttatatgaatataGAACCAATATTTCATATATTTGGCTTTTGTTGGAGGAGTTATTGGAGACATCAAAAAATTATTTCCTTGAAATAATTGGAGGTGTTAAAATGCCGAAACAAATTAAAGCTCAATTCTTATTAAATCAACGACCCTTATCTaagaggttttttttttttttttttgcaaaataagctaatttaatttaacaaataaaagcTAATTTAAATTAACAATTCTTATTAAATAAACGGCCCTTTATGATTTTGCACTATTAAAATTGCAAACTATAATTAAAAGTCCATTATTAATTAGCCCAACATCAAAAGCCTTTAAAAGTCCATTCTAATTAGCCCATCAAAAATAATTAAGAGTCCATTCTAATTATCActtatataaaatgaaaaattgtgCCACCAacctagggatggcagtggatcttggactcggtccagatccgtggatccagatccatttttatggatctggatctcagttttgaaaacgaatctggatctggatcttgaaattttagatccggatccggcacagatccgacccgtggatccgttttattttatactccctccgtcccacgaagcatgacacagtttcttttttgggctgtcccacgaagcatgacacgtttctaaaaatggcaaaaaatttaccctttattcacattttcactttttcacctaccacacttaacacacaaaatactaatttcttaattcccgtgccgaaaagaagtgtgtcatgcttcatgggacggagggagtatatattttttatgttttatatttagtttactaataatattaactaaattaaaaataataaataaattatattcaaaagaataaaaactaaaagtaattagataaaaatattttgtgttatatttttcatgatgaaaattagatgttgttgattttgtgaattttttttaatttattttaaaaatagtagatccatggatctggacccgtggacccgcggatctggatttggatccaaaatttccaaatccacggatctggatctggatctggtatatgaaaacggatctggatctggccAGACCCgttccagatccggcccgttgccatccctacacCAACCTTAATTCCTACTCCAGCGCAGCGCCGCTCTTCTTCTCCATTctgtttttgcattttttttctttcatcttcttCTACCGCCTCCTGCTCCGGCGAAGGACGCCGCCCtcagccaccgccaccgccaccaccgGCATTCCCCCTTCTATCCTTCACTGCGCACGGCGAGGTTGCACATGCAGCGCTGCCTCCGTCTCCACACCGCCGCCGCAATCACCATCTCCACGCCGTCCACCATCACCAAATTTCTCGTCGCTCCGACTCGCCCGGCCTCCTCCATCCTTGGCGCATGCGTCAAAATCTGCGCCACCGATCTCGCCGACTCTCTCAGTCTATACCGTCGCTCCGATCCGCCCGGCCTCCTCCGTCCTTGACTCTGCATCAGAATCTGGCCTCTGGTCTCGCCGACCCCCGCCTTCTCCGTCCTTGGTGCCGCTGTTAGAAGCAGTAGCAGGTAACAATAGAAagtcaaaaataaaagatgctGCTTCTACTGCGATTCTTCTTCACAAtaacttctttttttctttttatttatttctcttAGCTTCTTCATCAGCTCAGCCGATTCGTTGTCGTCGCCGTCGAACCGATTAGTCATATCTACCGACCACTCTTTTTCTATCTCTTCTCTTTCTTTGAAATTGTATCTTCTCTTCCATTTATGCGAATGATACAACTGTTGGCTACTATTTATACTGATTCATTTCTTGGCCCCAAAGTATTGTGCCAACTGGTATTTGTACTTCTTCATTTCTTGGAGCCAAAGTATTGTGTATTAACCATGTAGATGTGTATATGTAGATTTTACCCAATGTGTATAAAGAGACACATTGGTTAAAAGAGTTCATCAATTTCCCGCCAAAATGGCTTAAATTGGCTCaagttgagcttttatatagatatagatgatACTTTAATTTGTGAACGGATGGAACAATTGAAAACTTTTAAACACCATTATTCAAAGTTTTCTGGATGAATGTGACAGCTAGCCAAACAACAATAAATTGTCGAGATAATCAACTTGTATGTGTAAACCCCACCACAATCCACAAGCAATCAAAGTTGATCAAACCTTATACAGAAATGgagatgcatttttttttaaatgaacaaTTAAACACAATTTTATTTAAGAATATTGTTGATTTTTAAAAGATACAAAATCTTTTGTACATCCGGGTGTATCGCACATTCGGATTAATCCATATCCAAATTTTGACTCGCATTTTTATTCAAATCCGCATCTTGACCCAaattgtgtaaatgacactattcagttatacaaatgacattgcttATAATTGAcgttattcaattatataaatgatactgtaatattttaaaatgttatagtgtcatttacaatcttatagtgtcaattacaagaagtgtcatttatatttctaaatagtgtcaattatacacagtgtcatttacaatgttatagtgtcatgtatacgcagtgtcatttgtataacataatAGTGTTAATTACagacaatgtcatttgtataatcaaatagtgtcatttacataatTTGAGTCAGGATGCGGGTCAAGATcatctcttttttttaaaaaaaaaaggttgtaggttgaaaattgaaatagaaCGTTTAACTTTCCACCCTAAAAATAAACCCCAAACTTTACTTTTAACCTTTTACCTTTTACCCCCCTAATTTAATTTCTACAGTTTGCTTCTCCCCTCCTCACCTTCTGATCCACCTGTCACCGGCGCAGGATAGCCCAGAAGCCGTCGCATCCACCGCCGGCGTTGCTTCAGCTAGCAACCGTAAAACGGTGAGTCTTTTGAGATTTATTTCACATTCCATCTCAGTTGTGTAAACTGTAAAAGCACGTTGCTGGTTTGTAGTGGTTTAGTTAAAAGTTTTGAAAGAGGTCACTTTTACAAACAAGTGAGAAAAAGATGGCTCGAAAAGGTGGTCGCACCGATGAACACGAGAGCTCTCATCGGAAGCAGAGATCGCCTATTGCCGCTCGATTCTTCAAATTCATGTTCGGCAGGAACCGCTCAAAATTTATGGTACTAaaacctctatctctctctctctctcactgttagtgtttattattatattgcttcttttttctctctcatgtTTCTGGCGATTATGTTTTACTTTGTTTTTTGGTATTATGTTATGCTCTTTTGTGATATTTTATTGTGGatttagagcatctccaatgctcAGGTCGAAGGGAGGGGTAGATCCGGGTTGAGCGGAGACCCCGCGCTGGAGACTCGCGTGGCGTCAAAGCGAGGTCGAGTTGGAGATTCGAGACATTGGCAGAAGAAGGCTGGCGCGTGTAATACACGCGctggtttaaaaaaaaataaaaattcgacCGTTTGAATTAAGTATCAGATTTTGGAAAGTAACGGctaaaatcgattttttttttatctatatatacttCCTCTCATTCACTCTCAAATCACTTCAAAATTTTATCTTCATCTCCTACAAATTCTCTCTACAAAAtgtcttcatcttcatcaagtGGCGCCGACGAGGAACATATCGAAAAATTCGACCAACTCCTTGAACAATTTTATCAAATTGTTGAAGCTATTGGTGAACCGGAGCCGGAGCAACCACACCCTCGAAGAAGGCCGACCAAGAAGGCGTACATTCGTCGAGACCGTGAAGTTGGAGCACAACGGTTGTACGAGGATTATTTTGCAGAAACTCTGGTCTACACCGATGCTATGTTCCGGCACCGATTTCGTATGCGTCGTCCATTATTTTTTGCGCATCGTCGATGCGGTGCAGTCAGATCCATACTTCCAGCAACGTGTGAACGCTCTTGGGAGACCCAGCTTTACAccgttgcagaaatgcacggttGCTATTCGTATGCTAGCAAATGGCGGCGCAGCTGACCAGTACGACGAGTACCTATGGATTGCGGAGACTACTTCGTTGGATTGCATGCGCCGATTCTATGCGGTGGTCATCCAACGCTGCGGCACGGAGTACTTGAGGAGACCGACCCCTGCCGACTGCCAAAGGCTCATAGCAAATGCATGAGGATAACACAGCTTCCCAAGAATGCTTGGAAGTCTTGATTGCATGCACTGGGCGTGGAAGAATTATCCAATGGTATGGCAAGGAGCATACACTCGAGGTGATCAAGGGGAGCCAACAATAATCCTCGACAGGagcggatccaggatttgaggTTAGGGGGGCTGAATTTATTGGTCTACGACGTCCGAAGATATTTACACGGGGGATCGGGGGCGGAAGCCACCGCAGCAAATTTTATTtagcattccgtacacttcattttcatgcatttttttaacaatcacttaatataatagataattgtttgcaattcaattaattcaatatcaagtagattgaaagcatacaaaaacatacttttatgcattcttctattatagtatataaaaagttagtttatttgtttagaaaataaaatatattttttaaaagaatgcatatatactataaataatgtattatattttttcttctatttcttatttatatacatatatatagagatataaaataaaatatatatctatatttaaaatttaaaaaaaaaactcaaaatttgggagggggcttcagcccccctgAATCCGCTGTTGATCCTCGAAGCTGTCGCCTCCCAAGATTTGTGGATCTGGCACGCATTCTTTGGTTCTCCTGGTgcaaacaacgacatcaacgtacTCAACTCTTCGACGTTGTTTAACGATCAACTCGAAAGAAGGGCTCCACCGGTCATGTTTCAAGTCAACAACTCTTACTATCAGAAGGGATACTACTTGACCGACGACATCTACCCCAATTGGCCTATGTTTGTGAAGAGTCCTACACATCCTACAGACGAGAAGAGCAAGAGATTCAAGGTGATGCAGGAAGCTGCTCGCAAGGATATTGAACGAGCATTCGATGTTCTTCAATCTCGGTGGGCTATCATAAAAGGACCAGCGCGTCTTTGGAGCAAGGCGGAGTTGAGTGATATCATGTTCACgtgcatcattttgcacaaTATGATCGTCCAAGACGAAGGTGAACATGGTACAGAATGGGCAGACGAGGGCAATGACGACGCTTCGAGTAGCTATGCCGCAGCTCGTCCACGCACAGGGGCTCCGCTGGAGTTTCGCCAATATGTGGCACGACAAGCATCCATGCGAGACGCGGAGATGCATGCTCGCCTCACTTTGGACTTGAAGGAGTACATTTGGTCTCGATTTGGTCCGATTAAGCActagaaaattattgtaattttaatttttattattgtattttaattaagtaatttaaattatgtaatttttttaatgtaatgtttaatttattttcaatgaaaattaaacattttaataaaattgtattGAAATTGGAATTTTGGTGGAAATGAGGATTTTAGATCCAAACTAAGACCtttgcattggagaggggtgggTCTTAGATGGGTgcctccaacggatgaattttTCAGTTTCCAAAACAAAAAACTAGCATTGGAGAAAGTTGAAACTAgtttctaaattttttttgagaaacTGGTTTCGGCTGACACAAGAGGGCCCCATTTGTTGAATTTTTTCTTGGCAGCAGCATTTCTATGCCAATATATTTCTTTTGCCTTTCTTTATTTCCACTTTTTatttaagtatttattttcttttctttttttcctatttCTAATTCATGTTTTAACAAAAACATAATGGAACGGCTATTTcactttttaatataattttaattataattctaaataataattaaaatatgtaaataatatacaaattataattgaaataaaattaatgtatatataaatatataaatgggGTATGTATTATAGTGGGACCCTTAaatattaagaaattgatttatTGTTGGAGGAGATCTAAGAGAAAAAATAGGTGGATTTATAAATCTGATGTGGTACTTTGGAAACTGAAAATTGTGTTTATGATTGGAGGCACCGTAAGACCCacccattggagatgctcttagggTTCTGTGCTCTCTGTCAGGGCATTATGTTTAAATACTGTTTTATCTATGCAGTCATTAAACTAGAAATCTTTTCTGCAGCACTTTAGTTTTATGTGAATTTTCTTCGCACAATCAACAaagtatattttatgtaatcCTCTCTTTGAATGTTTACCTTTTGTcgaaataaacaaataaaatttcaatttcttttgcAGTACTTGCCTCCGAAGTTTGCACAAAGAGTGGAGCACTTGACTAATCAAGAAACTGGTGTGGGCAGCGATGGTCTGCAACACTGTCTCTTGTCGATGGCTCCCTTGCATTCCAAATGGGTTGGGAAAAGTTTACAGCCTTAGATACCATGACTTCCCAATTAATGTTTACTAGATTTAACAAGGGCGGATGCATCAAAGCATGCACCTTCTGAGTTTAAGCACATCAACATATTTCAGCTAGATGATAATAGTATACAATACCAAATATAAGGTGTAGATCATACAGAAACACAATCTTAAAATCTATGTAGAAAATAGCATGAAAATACGGATCACCAAACTAAGACAATCACGAATTGCTTGAGAAAATGGATTTCACATTATAATCCATTGAAATCTGGTCAGTTACGTGACTTAAGGAAACGAACCTGCAATTGTTCATTGCCATAGCTttcttgttcttcttcaatACATTTTGCAGATTCCACCATCGTTGTGTTCCTGATGTCAACTTCAATCAGCTCAAGCGTCGGTATATCTCCAAAACCACATGGAATCTCCCTCAGATTATCGCATTCGTACAGAGTTAACCGCTCGAGCCTGGGAAAATGAGAGCTCTCTGTTATCCATTCAAGCAGATCAGTGCTGTCAATTAGTAGCACTTTCAGTTGACAGAATTCCCCTTCCCTCGTTTCCCATTGCGTTCCAAAGCAGGCTCGTCGTCTCAGTTTGAGCACTCGAAGATTAGGCAGCACTCCGATCATCCTCATAGCCTCCCATGGAAGTCTGCAGCCACTCAAGCTCAGCTTCCTCAATGTTACTGGGAAAGCAATGTTCCGAGACAGATCATCCTTCAAATTCGGATACGGCTCTGCATACAAACTCAGCTTCTCAAGCCTATGAAGATGAACAAGATTGTGCAGTTCATATCCTGACCATCCCGTCTCGTACGTGCCTCTGTACGAGTAAGCGATTCCCAACTTCTTCAAGTTTGGCATCATTTCCAACATCCTCTCCGAGCACTTGAAATCCTTTACACGCGAGAGTGTATGCAGGTTTTCCATACACGGCAAGCTCCCTGCAGGCGGGTCGCGCAAGAAACCATTCAACAGCACAACGTGCCTCAACTGTGGCGTTTCCCAAATTTGAAATTCCATACACGACTTATTTAAGGATTTAACATCTAAACTTGAAAATTGGGTCTCAGCTCTACTCagaatcctcacaactaaggtCTGAAGATCGCGAAGCTCGCACAAGGAATACGATACAATCGTCAGCAGCTTCGTCTCAGGTTCACATGTAAAACCAAGGTATCTCAAATGAATTAGCTCACTGATATACACAAGAGATGATCCAAGTGTCACACTTAATGCATCGAACACCTTAAGAAGTCTAAATTCTTCCCAAGAATCCAACGCCCAATGCTTGAAAAGAAGGACGGTATGCATAGCTGAAACCATCTCAATGCTACCGGAGACATTACAAAACACACTTAGGCGGTTTGAATGCTCAATGCCTTGAGGAAAGGTGCCGGAGAACTCATCAACGGTGCACAGAAAATTCTCATCTCGACATTTCCTTAAACAGAGGCCTCTCAAGAGATCATGGATCTTCACTGTCCTGATCTTGCCATCAGATCCTTTCTTACTGATCAAGACAAGACTTTTTGCTACTAACTCTTCCAAATACTCATATCCCAACTCCTCCATCTCTCTTGCTTCATTTGATGCCAGAAACCCCTCCGCCGCCCATAACCTGATCAGTTTCGACACATTGATCTCATAATCTTCTGGGAAACACCCCATGTACAGAAAGCAAGGCCTTAGATGACCAGGCAAGTACTCATAACTCAACGACAATATCTCAATAAATTTTTCATAACTTGTGTGAACAAATTTAGATACATTTCTAGCAATCTCTTCCCAATTGGCCTCACAAGAGAGAACTCCAGCTATTACAACAACTGCAAGTGGAAGCCCTCGACAGTTCTGTGCAATAACTTGTCCAATTTCCTCAAATTCGAGAGGGCAATCTCCATTTCCAAACACCCTCCCCTTAAGCAACCTCCAGCTTTGATCCACAGCCATCAACTGCATTTGATGAGGATGTAAAGAGTCGATGTAAGAAGCTACGCTCAACTCCCTCGTAGTTACTATAATCCGACTCCCATTCCGATCATCGGGAAAGATCCCCCGTAGATCATCCCACACATTCATATCCCACATATCATCCATTACAACGAGATATCTCATCCCTTTCAAGCGTTTATATACAGTTTCTTTCAATAACTCATCGTGCACACGCTCATATGCTTCCTCATCCACATTATTGAGTGAACACAGGGCACTAACAAGAATTTCCCTTAATTGAAACCTTTGAGATATTGTTAACCAAACGCATAGATCAAAGCGATGAACACTCAAAGGGTCGTGGTAAGCATACCTAGCAAGAGTGGTCTTCCCGATG contains:
- the LOC130990035 gene encoding uncharacterized protein LOC130990035; protein product: MFQVNNSYYQKGYYLTDDIYPNWPMFVKSPTHPTDEKSKRFKVMQEAARKDIERAFDVLQSRWAIIKGPARLWSKAELSDIMFTCIILHNMIVQDEGEHGTEWADEGNDDASSSYAAARPRTGAPLEFRQYVARQASMRDAEMHARLTLDLKEYIWSRFGPIKH
- the LOC130987786 gene encoding putative late blight resistance protein homolog R1B-16 — protein: MQIQSSMNNPRPSDCIIGIEEDLLKIKSELCGGSSQLRVIPIVGMGGIGKTTLARYAYHDPLSVHRFDLCVWLTISQRFQLREILVSALCSLNNVDEEAYERVHDELLKETVYKRLKGMRYLVVMDDMWDMNVWDDLRGIFPDDRNGSRIIVTTRELSVASYIDSLHPHQMQLMAVDQSWRLLKGRVFGNGDCPLEFEEIGQVIAQNCRGLPLAVVVIAGVLSCEANWEEIARNVSKFVHTSYEKFIEILSLSYEYLPGHLRPCFLYMGCFPEDYEINVSKLIRLWAAEGFLASNEAREMEELGYEYLEELVAKSLVLISKKGSDGKIRTVKIHDLLRGLCLRKCRDENFLCTVDEFSGTFPQGIEHSNRLSVFCNVSGSIEMVSAMHTVLLFKHWALDSWEEFRLLKVFDALSVTLGSSLVYISELIHLRYLGFTCEPETKLLTIVSYSLCELRDLQTLVVRILSRAETQFSSLDVKSLNKSCMEFQIWETPQLRHVVLLNGFLRDPPAGSLPCMENLHTLSRVKDFKCSERMLEMMPNLKKLGIAYSYRGTYETGWSGYELHNLVHLHRLEKLSLYAEPYPNLKDDLSRNIAFPVTLRKLSLSGCRLPWEAMRMIGVLPNLRVLKLRRRACFGTQWETREGEFCQLKVLLIDSTDLLEWITESSHFPRLERLTLYECDNLREIPCGFGDIPTLELIEVDIRNTTMVESAKCIEEEQESYGNEQLQVRFLKSRN